Proteins encoded within one genomic window of Cucumis sativus cultivar 9930 chromosome 3, Cucumber_9930_V3, whole genome shotgun sequence:
- the LOC101207933 gene encoding monodehydroascorbate reductase, seedling isozyme-like translates to MAEKSFKYVIVGGGVSAGYAAREFVKLGLKAGELAIISKEAVAPYERPALSKAYLFPESPARLPGFHVCVGSGGQRLLPGWYKENGIELILSTEIVKADLAAKSLTTASGETFKYQILVIATGSTVIKLSDFGVEGADAKNIFYLREIADADQLVEAIKSKKNGKAVLVGGGYIGLELGAALKINDLDVTMIYPEPWCMPRLFTSGIASFYEGFYKNKGINIIKGTVATGFTSDSNGEVKQVKLKDGRTLDADIVVVGVGGRPLVSLFKGQVEEDKGGIKTDGFFKTSIPDVYAVGDVATYPLKLYNELRRVEHVDHARKSAEQAVKAIKAQEEGKSIEEYDYLPYFYSRTFNLAWQFYGDNVGETVLFGDNNPESPKPKFGTYWIKDGKVVGVFLEGGTPDEYKAIAKVARVQPPVESLDQLAKDGLCFASKV, encoded by the exons ATGGCGGAGAAGAGTTTCAAGTATGTGATCGTCGGTGGTGGTGTCTCTGCT GGATATGCAGCGAGGGAGTTTGTGAAATTGGGGCTTAAAGCTGGTGAGCTAGCAATTATTTCCAAGGAGGCG GTTGCTCCTTACGAACGCCCTGCTCTTAGTAAGGCGTATCTCTTCCCTGAGT CTCCTGCTAGACTTCCAGGATTCCATGTCTGTGTTGGAAGTGGAGGACAGAGACTTTTACCAGGGTGGTACAAAGAAAACG GGATTGAATTGATTCTTAGCACGGAGATAGTGAAGGCAGATCTCGCTGCGAAGTCTCTCACTACTGCTTCTGGTGAAACCTTCAAGtatcaaattttggttattgCAACCGGTTCCACT GTCATAAAATTGTCAGATTTTGGTGTTGAAGGAGCTGATgctaaaaacattttttatttgagagaGATTGCCGATGCTGACCAGCTTGTAGAAGCAATTAAATCAAAGAAGAACGGGAAGGCGGTGCTTGTTGGAGGAGGTTACATTGGTCTTGAACTTGGTGCAGCTTTAAAGATCAACGATCTTGATGTTACCATGATCTACCCTGAACCGTGGTGCA TGCCTAGGCTTTTCACATCTGGCATAGCTTCTTTCTATGAAGGTTTCTACAAAAACAAAGGAATCAATATAATTAAGGGAACAGTAGCAACTGGTTTTACCTCAGATTCAAATGGAGAG GTGAAGCAAGTCAAACTCAAAGATGGCAGGACTCTTGATGCTGACATTGTTGTTGTGGGTGTCGGAGGCAGACCCTTGGTATCTTTGTTTAAAGGGCAGGTCGAAGAAGACAAGGGAGGCATTAAG ACCGACGGATTCTTCAAAACAAGCATTCCTGATGTGTATGCTGTGGGAGACGTGGCTACTTATCCTTTGAAGCTATACAATGAGTTGAGAAGAGTTGAACATGTCGATCACGCTCGCAAATCTGCCGAGCAGGCTGTGAAG GCCATCAAGGCACAGGAAGAGGGAAAATCAATCGAGGAATACGACTACCTTCCGTACTTTTACTCTCGCACCTTTAATCTGGCATGGCAATTCTACGGTGACAACGTCGGTGAGACCGTCCTATTCGGAGACAACAACCCGGAATCTCCAAAACCTAAGTTCGGAACCTACTGGATCAAAGATGGAAAGGTAGTTGGAGTTTTCTTGGAGGGTGGAACTCCAGATGAATACAAGGCCATTGCCAAGGTTGCACGAGTTCAACCGCCGGTCGAGTCCTTGGATCAGCTTGCCAAAGATGGCCTCTGCTTCGCCTCCAAGGTTTGA